The Primulina tabacum isolate GXHZ01 chromosome 1, ASM2559414v2, whole genome shotgun sequence genome contains the following window.
AACTGGGTTgttcataaaatatattaagggggtgtattcaatataggagatttattgacttttaattacttttgtagattttaaaagtctaaatgtattcaattaagacttttacatactctatagaagtctagtggtattcaaaatagactttcatagagttttaaaaagtcaagcggtattcaacattgacttttaaaaactctataaaagtctataggtattcaaattttccatagacttttaataacttcatggaattcattgacatacaaacattaaagccTAAGATACAactataaattataaaaaattgtatttggttcaacccaaagatttggattgatttttaaaacttttaactcatacacaagctatttatttttctctttGTAGCTTCACATCACCtctcttcttatcttctctccTCTCATCTATTTCTATCACTCTCTCGAATTTTCGAAGtgtatctctatatatattttcatctttccttttcaaatttttcatcttttggctgattgttcaattaataattttttattttaatatcacatgaaattttgaattttagaattgattttgtgatttttaatttatgatttatacaaattaatgtaatattcaataataataaaagatgatccaaaaaatAATGTTTAATTCATAATAATTGAATAGTCTCGTAACaactatgattttttaaattcattttagcattttcaattaatatgtaagttatgatatttttatacaaaattatattcacacaatactaaataatattcttttcacatgtatattatcaatttaaaaacaaggttACAGGTTAATCAAtggatgtattttaaaaaatttacaaacatgcatacaaacccacatatataaacatgtaaatattaaattatttaacttttaaataagtaaatttatttattaatataaatattgaaaataatttcaaactgaatatgttataaatgtcaattaattatttgttcaagaaattaataaaaaaataatatgttataattaagtacaaaatttataaaattttataaaaaaagtccacaaaagtctataaaaatcttgcaaacataaatccacataaatctgtttataaatttgtgagattctgtaaaagtcaataaaaatctatcaaatccataaaagtctatcatttgaaaaaatcattaaaagtcatcaaaactctgaattgaatacaccccACTAATTAATTGTTATCTCGAAAACACATATTAATCCTGCTCAAATTGCTTTTTTGTTACACACTCGATCAATCTTGAAGAGCTGCATGCATGAACAGTTAAAAATCAATCATTATGATAAAAAGATTAAGATTTTAGACCAAACTCAATAACAAAAAAtagctttaaaataaaaaagaattgTCCAAAATCAAGAATAAAAAACTGAAACGTGAAGTTTACATGATATTATCTGGTGGCCTATAAATCAATTTGATACTATAATTCAACTTCAAAATCTAGATTGTCCAAAATTCATATATACAGTCTTCAAGCAGTTAAATCGGCTAGTGAGATAATAAATATAGTAATTAAGTTGGCTGGTGAGATATATCTAACATATTATATACGAaacaatattaaatataatgtCTTGTCATTGTCGCTTTGGCAAATTGAATGAACAAGTTAAAAATCGTAAAGTTTGAAGGAATAGTGCACACCTCCCACTTGGGCTCCGGTCCAAACATTTCAGTCTCATGCATGCAAAAATCAAATTAACATTCTAAAAACGCGTGCGTCTATCTACTGCATGTTCTCCATGTCgaagatttatttaaaaaaataaatttataaattacatGATTAAATCCATATATCACACTACGTCAAGAATTCATAtcgaattatcagaaaatataaataacaggTAAACACGTATCAGAATCTAATGATTGATCTAGCGTCGGAATTATGGATCTtccaagtaaaaaaaaaaatcgatcatCTTATTCTTGCCTTACATGGGAGAAAATTTGAAAACTcataattaattagatcacTTTATTGGGTCTTTTATTATATAGTGTTCatgtacaattaattaaattatgtgagcCCACAAAATAATCCAACCGTCCATCCATTCGAAACAAAAATCAAAGTGCGCATTTAGTGCTCTCTTAGAAAAATTAGAGTGAGATTAGGAAAAAAGTATGCCCTCTCTTATTTAATAACATAATACGAATCGAGACTGCAGAAACAAGGAAGTCACCATACACAGACGAATCTAACTTTCTTTCTAGCCCTTGCTGTGTGTCAACTCTCAACTGTGCATCTCACGTTTTGTGATCAATGAAGCTTGTTTTTTGTTCACTCGAAATCAAAAAAATTGTGTCATTTTCAATTGCTCTTTGCGCCTGCTAATGTTAGCCAAATTGctaataacaaaaatatagaAGTAGGGAACGAAAGCAATCTCGTAGAGATACAGACAGAGCGGCATCTTCAGGGGCCATCTTTATCAAATTATACTCAATATAGCTATGTATAACTGAAAGGTTTTCGAACAACTGACGATGAGTAAGTCTATTCTTGTTCTGCAGAGAGAGTTCATCCTTTGGGCAGGCCTTGTTGAGGTCTCGGTAGTCGACTATCAAAAACAATATACGAGAATGAGCATACTATTGAAAGTATGAATATCATGTAtaaaataacaacaataaaacagtaaatcAACCAAGTCCTGTACGAAGCACAatttccttaaaacagatttgtCCCCTCTGACGGTGCTTCGAGGATCTGGACGGACAACTGTTTCCTAGGATATACCGGCAAAACTTTGCAACAACTTAGCACAAAGTAACTACACCGACGAACTGAAAACGTACATTTACTTTATCATCGAAATTTAACGGAGGCCAAATAGAAAGCTAGCAATATGAAATACAAGAGAATGCTTGAAAGAGATCTTGAGTGTTTGTAAAAACCAATTTTATGTACATGGAATGAGGAAATGAACACACTATTTATAATCACCAAAATGCATACCAAGATTCatgcaagattaattaactcaattaatcttccAAGAATATGAAGAGTCAAAAGtcttcaattaactcaagaatgtggagagccaaaagGACACTTCCACAATAATGAGCcacaattaactcaagaatatggaGAGCCAAAAGACGCTCCCACATTCATGAGACATAATTTTCATTCAATCTTTAATTTTACTTGAAATTTCCAACGGCTAAATCTATTAAAGTTGTGTTTGGATTgatgcatttaaaatatttttttgtagaaGTAAGACCATAAACTTCAAATTTATCTGTTTCATGTTTATATATtgtttcatgttaattatgatgGATTTCAAGTTCACTCAATAATGAagacatttgaaattcattctaCTTTGTATAACTAACATGTAAATAATTACGGTATGAATTTAAGATTTCATctattatttcatttttaacaataaaataaagatcaAAATCGATGGATTTCAAATCTATCCatataaatacaaaataaaattatttttaaaatgaagaCATGGAATTAAGTCTATCATGCCAACTGTGAATACCCCACTTTCCTTCCATTATCATGactcataaaattatttttaaagtgtAGACATGGAATTAAGTTTATCGTGCCAACTGTGAATACCCCACTTTCCGTTCATTATCATGACATGAGCTTGGAGTCTGGTCAGCAGCTATAAATATGTAATATATGTGATGCAAGTTCCAGTTTTAAATGTCAAATTTCCGAATATATTTATTTCCATAATGAAAGAGTCAACTGGATCTGTAGTTTACAAAACATGCCTACTCCACATGAATTCTCATGTTGCATTTAATGAATGgcacaataaaaaaaacacaGTATAAGCTAATATTTCTCTTGTTTTCTGTTACATTTGCACTCACAAGACTTGCTTGCCAACTTTTCTTTTTCCATTAAGTATCATTGCAGGTGGTCTCTGCATATTAATTGTGTGTGGAGATGGGAAACGAAGCGTGGAGACTGGAGCAGgtcgaagaagaagaggaaACTACTCTTCTTCTAGTAAGAAAATCAAAAACTGAGAAAAATGGTAGCCAAGTCTCCGAAACTTCTACTGTTATTCATGGAATGAATTATAAACTAATTTCTGAGAGTGATGGACAAGCAATTCAGTCAACTTTCACAGCGAATGGATCTCACAAAGAAGAACCTGATGGGGTTTTTGAAAACGGAGTGGAGAACCTTGTTTTCTTTGACAAAGTTGAAGGTATGCGTGGTAGTATTGTATAGTTAGTGCTTTTGCTTCTCTCCTGGATTCTTCACCTTTTTTTATTGGTTTCTGAGTCTTTCTTTGTTTAAGATTAGTATACTATTCTTTACTTAACCCAATCTCCATGCTCTTATAACACTATCTGTCTATAAAATAAAAGGCCCCGGCCCTCTTCATGATGTACCTGTTCAATTCCCCCATCTATATATCTTGTCTGTGTTATCATATACAAAGAGATAATAGAATGTATTGTAGTTCCATTCTTGTATGCAAGACGCCTTAATTTACTGATTTGAATTCACACGAATTATAAAAATTTCTGGgcaaaaaatgaataaaaagagTCGATATCACGCAAACATGTGGTTAGTTTAGGGGATAATGCGGAGAAGAGTGTACTTAGTTCCAGTTTACATACTTTAAGTTGTAAGATCAATCAGGACCGAGCAAATATCATTTCTACTTGGCTGATAAATTCTTGAAACACTGGTATCTAATACGAACGTTTCTAATCCTAAAAATGTTGCTGAAGGATTATGGAAGTGTCGAATCTGCAGTTGGACATATCAGAATAGAAGTGTCTGTCTTGACCACATTCAGAATCATAATGGGCAATTTCATAAGCCGATGCatgacaaaattttaaattttgagacTGAAGGTCAGTAGATTTTAGATATTAATTCAAAAAATGGGTTGTATATGATACTACTTTTTTTAGAAGTAGGTTATATATGATACTTGGACTATGTAGAACTAGTAATTCTTTGTGTTCTTGAAGGGAGAATCtaagaaatttggaagaatAGTATATGAATCCAAGGTTAAGTTTACACTTTTAGAGGTAACTGCCTACTTTAGTTTAAGCTTAAAAAGATCTTACACGAAAACATATGATTTCAGGTGTTGGGCATGGAAAGATGGAGGTATCGTCTGAGAGTTATAAGGCCTCGGAAGAGATTGAAAGTGCAGATATTGATCTGATAGACGAGGAAACAGAATACGACGTCGAAACAGTGTTACAAAAACAAAACACGCATGATCTATACTGTCCTAATTGCAATTCTTGCATCACAGGAAGGGTTATTCTTCGCAAAAGAAAACGcaacaaaattcaaatttcagttAAGCGTACCAAAACAGAAAAACCAACAGCTCAGGAATCTGATGATCAAGTTCATCCTCACCATATGATTGGTGCAGAAGAAGATCGTGACTCAGGGCCCGATTTATTCAGATGTTTATCATGCTTCAGCTTTTTTATGCCAACTGGTACCTATTCGTGCATTGCTAATGAATGTTATAGGATAAACAGGAAAAATCTGCATGTTAGTTATTATATAGTTAGCATATTCAATTCAAAACAACTGTACCTATTCAGGAAACGGGTTCAAGTTCTGGAAATTTGGGGACAAAAGTAGGAAAGAAAATGTCCGGGATGAACAAGTACCACGTAAAAAGAGCTGGTTTCCCTCCATATTTGCACCACACAACCAGGACACAGCAATTGAGCAAGGTAATTAATTCACTTGGCTCCTTCCATTGTTCTTTATGTATTTCATTTAACTGATTAAGGCACGGTAAGGTACGGTACAGATATTCCTCCTGCTTCTGAACCACTTTTAGGGACTGTGGAAAACGATGACACTTTGGAATGTGAAGATAAGATCTTATTGTCTCCAAGGCATGAACATTCCACAAATGGACTAGCAGTAATATATGGTTCGGGAAATGAACTACAGAAAATAACGGAGAAGATAGGTATGATAATCAGCTTTAACTTCTCCCATTAAAATTCTAATAGGACGAGCCCTGTTGAATTCATGGTTTGTGATGAATGccatcaaattttattttcagatgCTAAAATGGAACAGCCTGAAATAGTCGCTGGCTATCATTTGAAAGAACCGATGATAAGTAATGACCAGTTTGAAGTAGTATCTGGCTATTATTTGAAAGAACCAATAATAAGAAAGGAGCCGCTTGCAGTATTCTCTGGTTATCATTTGAAAGAACCAATAAGAGGCGATGAAGAGGTTGGAGTAGTAGCTGGCTATCACTTGAAAGAACCAGTTATAAGCAAAGATTTCCAAGTTACTCATGGCAGTGATCTATCGGTAACAACACTTACAGTAGACGAAACAGAAATTGTTAATGAAGAACCTGCACAAGATGCTATCTTCGTTTCAAGAAAAGGTGGATCAAATCTGGTGATCTTCTCAAACGATGGATCTACGACTATTGAGAAATCCGAGGAAGGCCAAATACTCATTCAGACAGCTCAAAAGGGAAGCACTGGTACGTAGAAGGTTTTCACCTTGAATCTTTCATAGATTTTAGTCCTCACAAGGATAATCATTCTGTCCTTTAAACCGAGAGGCCAAGTATATCCAACTGAAATTTCTCAAGTTACTACAAAGACAAATTAGAAGTCCAAACTGGGGAGCCAATAAAAGTTGATAGTATTTTATCCATTAAAGGCACCTCCACCGTAAATGATGGTAGTATTTTATCCAATCTTAAAGCAATCATCTAGCATCCTTTaacattttctaatttttatCATGTAAAAAAAGCAACCATAAGTCTTCCTTTAACatttcttttctattttttacCGTGTGATCTTTTGATGCAGGGGAGGATACTGTAATAACTATAGACTCATATCCAGCCACTGAAATAATTCCAGGCATAGTCATTCCAGCAGAAACAACCATTCCGACACAACCTACCACTCAGAATGGTATACCAGCGGAAGAACGAATGGAGGATGTTAGAAGAAATTCTAAAATAGAAGTTATTAAAAGCATAGTTTATGGTGGATTGGCGGAGTTGATTACCAGCCTAAGTGTTGTGTCATCTGCAGCTGGAGGTGATGTCACCACATGTAAGCATCATATAAACATTCTCATTGCAATAAAGTGCTAGATCTATGGTTTTGTATAATCTTCTTCTCTTGAATCACAGTGAATATTCTAGCTCTCGGAATGGCCAATCTGATAGGAGGATTCTTCGTTATTTGTCACAATGTAAGGACACTCACCCCTTTGAAACAAGAATTATCATCTGCGTGTAAACATAAACAGGAAGATAAGTTGATAATACTAAAATTGCAGCTTTGGGAACTAAGATGTGAGCAGACAGACCAAGTAAACAGTCAAAGTGATCGATACCAAGAGCTCCTAGGCCAAAGGCAGAACTTCAAACTTCACGCAATAGTTTGTGTTCTATCATATCTCATATTTGGTTTAACGCCTATCGTAGTGTATGGTTTTTCATTCCGGCAAAGTGAAGAAAGTGAACTAAAACTTGTGGTGGTAGGAGCAGTCTCTCTCGTCTGCATTATTGCTCTATCTATTGGAAAGGCCTATGTGTGTAGACCGCCTAAGGCTTACGTAAAAACAGTCGTAAATTTTGTTATATTGGGGTTCATGGCCTCAGGAATTTCATATGCTGCTGGTGTGCTGGTGAAGAGATTTTTGGAGAGGCTTGGTCTGTTCCAATCAACTTCAGtttctgatatgatttttaatcgagactCAACATGGGCTTCTTATTGAGTGTCGAGTCTGTATTTCTCCATTTCCTTGTAAGATTTCACCTCTTTGTCCAAAACTCACGCCTGGATCCCATAGCTTTTGTTGGTTTGATTTCTGCACTGAGTGTTTGATTTATGTATTATGAGTTCTGCATTTTCAAATTCG
Protein-coding sequences here:
- the LOC142540649 gene encoding membrane protein of ER body-like protein isoform X1 encodes the protein MGNEAWRLEQVEEEEETTLLLVRKSKTEKNGSQVSETSTVIHGMNYKLISESDGQAIQSTFTANGSHKEEPDGVFENGVENLVFFDKVEGLWKCRICSWTYQNRSVCLDHIQNHNGQFHKPMHDKILNFETEGVGHGKMEVSSESYKASEEIESADIDLIDEETEYDVETVLQKQNTHDLYCPNCNSCITGRVILRKRKRNKIQISVKRTKTEKPTAQESDDQVHPHHMIGAEEDRDSGPDLFRCLSCFSFFMPTGNGFKFWKFGDKSRKENVRDEQVPRKKSWFPSIFAPHNQDTAIEQDIPPASEPLLGTVENDDTLECEDKILLSPRHEHSTNGLAVIYGSGNELQKITEKIDAKMEQPEIVAGYHLKEPMISNDQFEVVSGYYLKEPIIRKEPLAVFSGYHLKEPIRGDEEVGVVAGYHLKEPVISKDFQVTHGSDLSVTTLTVDETEIVNEEPAQDAIFVSRKGGSNLVIFSNDGSTTIEKSEEGQILIQTAQKGSTGEDTVITIDSYPATEIIPGIVIPAETTIPTQPTTQNGIPAEERMEDVRRNSKIEVIKSIVYGGLAELITSLSVVSSAAGGDVTTLNILALGMANLIGGFFVICHNLWELRCEQTDQVNSQSDRYQELLGQRQNFKLHAIVCVLSYLIFGLTPIVVYGFSFRQSEESELKLVVVGAVSLVCIIALSIGKAYVCRPPKAYVKTVVNFVILGFMASGISYAAGVLVKRFLERLGLFQSTSVSDMIFNRDSTWASY
- the LOC142540649 gene encoding membrane protein of ER body-like protein isoform X3, which produces MGNEAWRLEQVEEEEETTLLLVRKSKTEKNGSQVSETSTVIHGMNYKLISESDGQAIQSTFTANGSHKEEPDGVFENGVENLVFFDKVEGVGHGKMEVSSESYKASEEIESADIDLIDEETEYDVETVLQKQNTHDLYCPNCNSCITGRVILRKRKRNKIQISVKRTKTEKPTAQESDDQVHPHHMIGAEEDRDSGPDLFRCLSCFSFFMPTGNGFKFWKFGDKSRKENVRDEQVPRKKSWFPSIFAPHNQDTAIEQDIPPASEPLLGTVENDDTLECEDKILLSPRHEHSTNGLAVIYGSGNELQKITEKIDAKMEQPEIVAGYHLKEPMISNDQFEVVSGYYLKEPIIRKEPLAVFSGYHLKEPIRGDEEVGVVAGYHLKEPVISKDFQVTHGSDLSVTTLTVDETEIVNEEPAQDAIFVSRKGGSNLVIFSNDGSTTIEKSEEGQILIQTAQKGSTGEDTVITIDSYPATEIIPGIVIPAETTIPTQPTTQNGIPAEERMEDVRRNSKIEVIKSIVYGGLAELITSLSVVSSAAGGDVTTLNILALGMANLIGGFFVICHNLWELRCEQTDQVNSQSDRYQELLGQRQNFKLHAIVCVLSYLIFGLTPIVVYGFSFRQSEESELKLVVVGAVSLVCIIALSIGKAYVCRPPKAYVKTVVNFVILGFMASGISYAAGVLVKRFLERLGLFQSTSVSDMIFNRDSTWASY
- the LOC142540649 gene encoding membrane protein of ER body-like protein isoform X2 — its product is MATKSPKLLLITHGMNYKLISESDGQAIESTLTANGAHKEEPDGVFENEAENLVFFDKVQGLWKCRICSWTYQNRSVCLDHIQNHNGQFHKPMHDKILNFETEGVGHGKMEVSSESYKASEEIESADIDLIDEETEYDVETVLQKQNTHDLYCPNCNSCITGRVILRKRKRNKIQISVKRTKTEKPTAQESDDQVHPHHMIGAEEDRDSGPDLFRCLSCFSFFMPTGNGFKFWKFGDKSRKENVRDEQVPRKKSWFPSIFAPHNQDTAIEQDIPPASEPLLGTVENDDTLECEDKILLSPRHEHSTNGLAVIYGSGNELQKITEKIDAKMEQPEIVAGYHLKEPMISNDQFEVVSGYYLKEPIIRKEPLAVFSGYHLKEPIRGDEEVGVVAGYHLKEPVISKDFQVTHGSDLSVTTLTVDETEIVNEEPAQDAIFVSRKGGSNLVIFSNDGSTTIEKSEEGQILIQTAQKGSTGEDTVITIDSYPATEIIPGIVIPAETTIPTQPTTQNGIPAEERMEDVRRNSKIEVIKSIVYGGLAELITSLSVVSSAAGGDVTTLNILALGMANLIGGFFVICHNLWELRCEQTDQVNSQSDRYQELLGQRQNFKLHAIVCVLSYLIFGLTPIVVYGFSFRQSEESELKLVVVGAVSLVCIIALSIGKAYVCRPPKAYVKTVVNFVILGFMASGISYAAGVLVKRFLERLGLFQSTSVSDMIFNRDSTWASY
- the LOC142540649 gene encoding membrane protein of ER body-like protein isoform X6, whose translation is MGNKAQRLEHDKILNFETEGVGHGKMEVSSESYKASEEIESADIDLIDEETEYDVETVLQKQNTHDLYCPNCNSCITGRVILRKRKRNKIQISVKRTKTEKPTAQESDDQVHPHHMIGAEEDRDSGPDLFRCLSCFSFFMPTGNGFKFWKFGDKSRKENVRDEQVPRKKSWFPSIFAPHNQDTAIEQDIPPASEPLLGTVENDDTLECEDKILLSPRHEHSTNGLAVIYGSGNELQKITEKIDAKMEQPEIVAGYHLKEPMISNDQFEVVSGYYLKEPIIRKEPLAVFSGYHLKEPIRGDEEVGVVAGYHLKEPVISKDFQVTHGSDLSVTTLTVDETEIVNEEPAQDAIFVSRKGGSNLVIFSNDGSTTIEKSEEGQILIQTAQKGSTGEDTVITIDSYPATEIIPGIVIPAETTIPTQPTTQNGIPAEERMEDVRRNSKIEVIKSIVYGGLAELITSLSVVSSAAGGDVTTLNILALGMANLIGGFFVICHNLWELRCEQTDQVNSQSDRYQELLGQRQNFKLHAIVCVLSYLIFGLTPIVVYGFSFRQSEESELKLVVVGAVSLVCIIALSIGKAYVCRPPKAYVKTVVNFVILGFMASGISYAAGVLVKRFLERLGLFQSTSVSDMIFNRDSTWASY
- the LOC142540649 gene encoding membrane protein of ER body-like protein isoform X5, yielding MATKSPKLLLITHGMNYKLISESDGQAIESTLTANGAHKEEPDGVFENEAENLVFFDKVQGVGHGKMEVSSESYKASEEIESADIDLIDEETEYDVETVLQKQNTHDLYCPNCNSCITGRVILRKRKRNKIQISVKRTKTEKPTAQESDDQVHPHHMIGAEEDRDSGPDLFRCLSCFSFFMPTGNGFKFWKFGDKSRKENVRDEQVPRKKSWFPSIFAPHNQDTAIEQDIPPASEPLLGTVENDDTLECEDKILLSPRHEHSTNGLAVIYGSGNELQKITEKIDAKMEQPEIVAGYHLKEPMISNDQFEVVSGYYLKEPIIRKEPLAVFSGYHLKEPIRGDEEVGVVAGYHLKEPVISKDFQVTHGSDLSVTTLTVDETEIVNEEPAQDAIFVSRKGGSNLVIFSNDGSTTIEKSEEGQILIQTAQKGSTGEDTVITIDSYPATEIIPGIVIPAETTIPTQPTTQNGIPAEERMEDVRRNSKIEVIKSIVYGGLAELITSLSVVSSAAGGDVTTLNILALGMANLIGGFFVICHNLWELRCEQTDQVNSQSDRYQELLGQRQNFKLHAIVCVLSYLIFGLTPIVVYGFSFRQSEESELKLVVVGAVSLVCIIALSIGKAYVCRPPKAYVKTVVNFVILGFMASGISYAAGVLVKRFLERLGLFQSTSVSDMIFNRDSTWASY
- the LOC142540649 gene encoding membrane protein of ER body-like protein isoform X4, giving the protein MATKSPKLLLITHGMNYKLISESDGQAIESTLTANGAHKEEPDGVFENEAENLVFFDKVQGVGHGKMEEVSSESYKASEEIESADIDLIDEETEYDVETVLQKQNTHDLYCPNCNSCITGRVILRKRKRNKIQISVKRTKTEKPTAQESDDQVHPHHMIGAEEDRDSGPDLFRCLSCFSFFMPTGNGFKFWKFGDKSRKENVRDEQVPRKKSWFPSIFAPHNQDTAIEQDIPPASEPLLGTVENDDTLECEDKILLSPRHEHSTNGLAVIYGSGNELQKITEKIDAKMEQPEIVAGYHLKEPMISNDQFEVVSGYYLKEPIIRKEPLAVFSGYHLKEPIRGDEEVGVVAGYHLKEPVISKDFQVTHGSDLSVTTLTVDETEIVNEEPAQDAIFVSRKGGSNLVIFSNDGSTTIEKSEEGQILIQTAQKGSTGEDTVITIDSYPATEIIPGIVIPAETTIPTQPTTQNGIPAEERMEDVRRNSKIEVIKSIVYGGLAELITSLSVVSSAAGGDVTTLNILALGMANLIGGFFVICHNLWELRCEQTDQVNSQSDRYQELLGQRQNFKLHAIVCVLSYLIFGLTPIVVYGFSFRQSEESELKLVVVGAVSLVCIIALSIGKAYVCRPPKAYVKTVVNFVILGFMASGISYAAGVLVKRFLERLGLFQSTSVSDMIFNRDSTWASY